Part of the Cyanobacteria bacterium GSL.Bin1 genome, TGGGTGGAGGGTCGAAAGTGGTCAATTAAGTTGAACGATTCACAAAAACACATTTTGCGCTTCCTCGGTTCAGCCTGTCAAAAATATTATTTCCTTTGTTAAGGAACCTGCTGAATGTAGGTTGAAAACAAGGCGAAAAGAATTAATGACAGAATCGTTAGTTTAACTAGGGCCTCATCTTCGTCCGATCATTAGAGGAAAAGCCAGACAAGGAACCGAGTTTGGGGCAAAAATTTCGGCGATTTCTTACGATGGTTTTGTCTTTTTAGACCACATAAGCTGGGACAATTTTTATGAATCAAAAGATTTGAAAGCACAAGTGGAAGCCTTTAAATCCCACACCGGATATTACCCAGAATCTGTCCATGTAGATCAAATTTATCGAACGAGAGAAAATCGGGCTTGGTGTAAAGAAAAAGGAATCAGAATTAGTGGCCCTCCTCTCGGGCGACCGAAGAGAGCAATTCGTTTAGCACAAAAGAAACAAGCACAAATTGATGAAAGAATTAGAAACGCGATTGATGAGCGACCCCGCGCCGTCGCACGGCGCTAGGGAACGCGCGAGTTGAAGGGAAATTTGGTCAAGGAAAAAGAAGATTTGGTCTCAATTTAATCATGACTAAACTCCCGAATACTTCCGAAACAGCGATTGCCCTAACTTTTTTAGTAATGAATTTAAATACTTTATTAAGAAGGAGGTATGATCTTCTTTTTTGTCTGTTTTGGAAAAAACGAGCTTTTTCTCGATTCAAATCTATGATAATTCGTTTAATTATAGATATTAGTCAAGTGAAGAGCGGTGTTTTTTCCAGAGTTAGATTTGACTGGGTATTGATCGATGGTTTACCTATTGATGGTTCGCATCGATCGCGCACTTTTTCAGCAAGCCCTAATTAGCGATGGTCAAAAACAACTCCCAGCTAAGAAGGTTTTTGCTCATCTCCAGCTCGGTGAAAAGAAAGTTCTGAACTCTCGGCGCTGGGTTTGGGGAAGATTAGTTTATGTGTCAGCTTTAAGGCTCGAAGATGGAGAACTATTGATTGTGATTTCTCCTGACTCCCCTCAAACTGCCATTTCTGACTATGCTAATCGTTGGGGAATCGAAACGCTCTTCGGGATGTTTAAGACTCGGGGATTTTGCCTCGAATCTACCCACTTTACTGACCCGCAAAGGTTAAGCAAACTGTTGGCACTGATGGCTTTGGCTATGTGTTGGGCGATGAAAGTCGGGGAGTGGTTACATACTCATACTCCTCTCAAGGTGCGCTTTCCGATGCGCGGGTTTCCCGCGCTCGGGTCGCACCTCAAAGTGAAGAAACACGGACGCAGAGAAAAAAGTATTTTTCGTTATGGTCTTGACTATCTCCGTTCGGTTATTAATGATTTAGATCTCAAGTACCGTCAGTTTCTTGAGTGTTTACAATTTTTGTCCTGTACTTAGGATCGTACTAGCTCATGAAAAATATCCCTCGCCATTTTCTCCCCATGATGCCAAAAATGTTTGGTTTCTACCTTTTTACTAATGACTAATGACCAATGACTAATGACAAACTTTGCTTAACCTCCTTTCTTGGGCTTAAAGATATGCACTAAACTAACAACCACCGCAGCCATTCCGGGCCATTTATAGCGTCGTTTGGCGTTGTAAATAATTCCGCCATTGTTACAAATAAATCTTAACCCTGTGCTGCGTGTATCGCCTTGCGCGATGGTATTTGTTGCAATTAATCCTAATGTTCCCTCTTCTCTAATTAATGTATAGGCTCGGCGGAAAAAATGGGCGACTAAATCGGAATTTCCGTGGGACTCAGGATGAACAACTTTTAACCAGTCGGGATAGCCGTCTGCATGAGCCGCGATCGTGGTATTCTTACCCGCAAAGGGAGGGTTCCCCAGTATGGCATCAAACCCGCCATTAGAACGATTCTCCTCCGGAGACGCTACGCGAACAAAAACTTCTGGAAACTCAATCTCCCAGTTAAACACTTTGATTCCAGTCTCCCCTTCCCGCAACCGTTGCGAAATTGCTTTCACCTTGCTAGCATCACTTCTTAAAATTCCTTGATATTCCTCTTGTTTCTCCTTCTGTGCTGTTTTGGTTTTCTTCTCCGCATCAAAAAACGCAGCGACAGCCACATCTGCACTAAACCGCGCTTTTGCTAACTGAGTTTCCGCCCGTTCCCACTGTTGACGCTTGCGGGTATCATCCGCATCCGTACGAGTATCTGAGGCTTGAATTTCTACGCGATAGTTCTTTACGTCCTCGATTTCCTGTAACATTTGCATCAGGGGTAAATCGGCGGTGGGGTCTTTCGCAAATTCTCCGATTTCTCTGCGAGTTAAGCCAACTAGGGAGTCGCCACACTTTAACGCATGGTCGAGGAAGGTAAAAGGGCGATCGCGGGATAAAGTAAACAGCCAGAGGGAGAGTTTCGCTAAGTTCACCGCGAAGGGATTTTTATCGACCCCATAAATACATTGTTGCGCTACCATGCGTCTCGCGATGACAACAGGTTCTTCTGTATCAGGGGAAATTGCGTCATTCCGTTCCCATGCTTCCACAAGCCGATCCGCAATTTGACGACAAGCCTCAACTAAAAACGCCCCGCTTCCCATTGCTAAGTCGCATACTTTTAAATTTAGCAGTTGTTCGGGTGTCGGTTGACTTCCTAACTGTTGGAAGATGGGTTGAAGCGTCGTATCAACCACAGGTGCGGTTAAACTGCGGGGGGTATAATGAGAACCTGACCTCCGTCGTTCCTCTGTCGGTTGGAAATACAGCGCTCCTGCGGGTAAAGTGTTAGGGGTGCGTTTAGAAATCTTTGTTCCTAATGCTGCGATGATTTCTTCAAGGGTATTCGCTTCTTTTAACGCTTTAGCGGGTTTAGTAGAGAGTTCGCAGTTCGCCCATTCTTTGAGTTGCTTCGATCGATCTTTCGGTTTCGTTTCTTGTAGCAATTGTAAGTCAACAACAACTGCGGTAACGGTTTTTGATCCTTTCGGTTTACTTTGAACGGCTATAGAGGGATGTTGCGCGACTTCCACCCGATAGCCCATAATTCCTTCATACACCGAACCAATTTGTTCTACATCTAACGCCCGATAGGATAACCGTTCGCCATCCAACACTAACAAATTATCCAACATCCGAAAGACAACCCCATCTCCGAATGCGTGGTGCGATCAAGGTGGGATAATCTCGGAAAGAAGTCTCAAGGGGTCGCCCTTCTAAAAACGGATACTCATCAGGGTTAAATAACTGTCCGTGACGGGCTGGGAGATAGTCGGGTTGACACTCCAACGCCTAAAGGCAGTTGGATTCTTGGTTCTGCGACCGAACTTGCTCAAACTGGGCATCCCCAACTTGAGTAGCGGTTCCGTCTCCCCAAGCGTAATTTCCGCTATGCCCTAGCGTACTAAGTCCTTTCTTCAGGATGTTGATAGCAGCGTTCTCGTCTCGATCAAGCTGACAGCCACACTTACAGGTGTGAGTTCGAGTTGATAGGGACTTTTTAACACTCCACCCACACTTAGAACATTGTTGACTCGTATAGTGAGGCGGGACGGCTACCGTCACCTTGCCAAACTTATAGGCAAAGTATTCTAACCAGACACGAAACTGATACCAACCAACATCCGAGATTGATTTAGCAAGATTATGATTCTTGACCAAGTTCTTAACCTGCAAGTCTTCGTAGGCGACCACATCGTTAGACAGGATTACGCAACGCGCGAGTCTCATCGCGTGTTCTCTACGTTGCCTACTTATTCTCAGGTGTTTCTTGGCTAACCGTTGTCTTGCTTTTCTACGATTAGACGAGCCTTTTTGTTTACGGGATAGACGGCGTTGACAACGTTTTAACTCCTCTTCTCCTTTACGGAAGAAACGGGGGTTTGGTTGTTTATGACCGTTGGAATCGGTATAGAAGTCAGCTAAACCAACATCGATTCCCAATACTTGATTAGCTGGTTCTACATCTTCGGTGACATCAATGTTGATACAAAACTGGCAGTAATAGCCGTCAGCACGCCGGACTAATCGTATTCGTCTAATCTGCTCTTTGGAATAGAAAAAGATATCCCGAGTTCCGATTAACTTCACCCGACCAATCCCATTACCATCGGTAAAAGTGATGTGTTTTTTAGTATTTGGGTCGAGTTTCCACCCCGTCGTTTTATACTCAACAGAGCGATTGTTTTTCTGATATTTAGGATATCCTTTCTTTCCAGCTACTTTCTTCTTACAGTGATCGAAGAACCGACTAATTGCTGACCATG contains:
- a CDS encoding transposase, with amino-acid sequence MLVIEYKVKAQKTQYRAIDEAIRTTQFIRNKALRYWENNHGATKYDLNKQCKILAEEFEWAKKLNSQARQSAAERAWSAISRFFDHCKKKVAGKKGYPKYQKNNRSVEYKTTGWKLDPNTKKHITFTDGNGIGRVKLIGTRDIFFYSKEQIRRIRLVRRADGYYCQFCINIDVTEDVEPANQVLGIDVGLADFYTDSNGHKQPNPRFFRKGEEELKRCQRRLSRKQKGSSNRRKARQRLAKKHLRISRQRREHAMRLARCVILSNDVVAYEDLQVKNLVKNHNLAKSISDVGWYQFRVWLEYFAYKFGKVTVAVPPHYTSQQCSKCGWSVKKSLSTRTHTCKCGCQLDRDENAAINILKKGLSTLGHSGNYAWGDGTATQVGDAQFEQVRSQNQESNCL